CCATTTTTTCCGCTGTAAATCCCCAATCCGGCAACCCCACATGTAAACCTTGTTCTCGCTCAAAGGAACCAGGGCTCCTGCAATCTGGCGAGACGCAGCGCATGCTCATGAATCGTGATGTTCTAACAAGCGCTCTCAAGTAATTGTACTGATTCGCCGAAAAATATATTAATTTGGTGCAGTGTCCAGCGACGATGAGATAGACTACTCCGTGGAGCCCGAGTTCTACGACCCCGCCGTAGACGATGTCGATGAGCGCTGGGCGCACAAGCAGAGGAAAGGGCGGACTTCTGACGCCGTGCTCAGCTGCCCCGCGTGTTTCACCACCTTGTGCCTGGATTCCCAGAGGTAATAATCCCCACTTGATGCTTCACATAGACATAGGGTCTCACATAGACATAGACAGTTTGTTGGTTAGCTTGTTGGTAAAACATGTCATGTTATCAAccaacaccttaacatacaactactccaaTAGGTTGTATCTAGTTTGCCCAATAGGATGTGAGATAATAAATAAGGTGTTTTCTCATACTACATTGAagcttgtgcaagggtgttggttaatttacatacaaccttgctctctttcctcatttattgcATGACACGTCATCAAAAATACTATGTGTCAAAATctaccaacaactatcttacaatcattggagatgccctaagatGCCTTTACATGTTTGTTTGTTTTAATAACTCTTATCATGGTTCAAAGATACTCAGCGATATTGTTTTTCTAATGGTGAAGCTTGCattttgtttttaaatataacgGTGAAGACGGAATAACTTATATCTGTTACAAGTACTATTGTGATTGTAATGTGACTGCCTCTGTGACTATGATAGGATAATTGCCATGGTTTGATAAATTCATAGAGGAATTTAAGTGATACTGATTCTATTGTCATGGAAAATTGGCATGTGTTAATACCATTAGGAATATATGCGAGCAAGTATTTTTCAGGGCCTCCGCATCTCTTGTGTCATACTGATCAAGTGTCTGTAAGAAATAATCTGCATGGTTTATCTTTCTAGGATAACTGTGTAATGCTCAGTTGGTCCTAAACGCTTAAACGCTTAATTTCTTAATTTATCTTTGCTTATTCGAGAGGTATTCTCCTGGAGGCGGAAACCACTGTTTTGAACTAGCATGGGGAATCTATCTTTGTAAGCTTATTTTGTGATGAAATGTTAACTACATAAATGCATCATTCTTAATTGTGCCTGTTCATTTCCTTGTTATGAATTTGAAAATCTAAAATTTGTTCCTACTGAACTCTTAATCTGGTTAGTTTGAACAAGAATGAGAATCCTACAAATGCAAAATTCTGGAGGACtaatttagtactccctccgatccaaaatAAGGGTCGTAGTTTTGAACTAAGATTAGTTCAACCTTAGTTCAAAACTGCGACACTTattatggatcggagggagtacaatatGTTTGGTGTATGTTGTGAAGTCTGAAACATGAATATATATCTGATTAATTGTTGTATGTTGTGAAGTCTGTGATATGATTATCTCTATAAACATTACGATGTTGTTTCGCTTTGCACGAAGCTCAGAAATAGCTTATTTTGCACAGGATAACACAACCTATTGAGTCCAGCATGGTTACCTTAGAGCAAGTCCTCTTGCCACCCATCATGTAATTATCTGGTTCCCAAGTCTTGTACACTTACACTATATCCCTGCAGAAAGAATAACATGTACACCGCTATATCCCTGCAGAAAGAATAACATGTACACCATATAAAGTTGTCACTGTACTGCACAGCTCCTTGAGGCCTTGTTTGGTTCCAGGGGAACTAATCCCCTAGTGGAATCAATCCATTAGAAGATTGTGTTGATCCCTACTTGTCACCCAATTCCTAGGGGATGAATCCCTTCTAATCGCTCCATTCCACTTGACAATAAtttcatttggatgtgagaaaacCCCATGAATAGTAATTGTGTGCAGTAAGACAAGCCATTTGCAATTGCAATTcacccacaacagcaacaatTCTCAATTTGCTAATGACTTGTACAATAGATAGTAAAAATAGCCATTTACACTCCACACACAGCAAATGGTTAAGCGGTAAAAACTCGGTGGGTAATGTGCCTACGTGCCCGTGCAATCACTCGGCGCCCGAGTCTAGAGCTAAATCAGATTGAGTGTAGCTAGCAACTCCATCACCTACTACGACCTATGTGTGACCGCGCTCGATGCCGAGTCGCCGACCCCTCCAGCACCACCGCCAACCAAAGGAACAAGGAGTGGAGATGGAGATCTCACCGGAAGAAGGCAGCAGTCCACATCATCGTCGGAGGAGGCGTCGGTGGCGGCTCCGCTCAACCCAGTTTCTTACGCTGCCGCTCCTTTGCCTCGGTAGTTTCTTGCCTGGTCGCTTTTTCGCCTCGTCTCGTCGTTCTGTCGTGGATCCATTCCATGTGTAGGAGGCGATTCTTTCAGCCCCCGCGGAAGGAAGTGGATTGAGGCGGTTTTGATCTCGAATTTTCGTGCCCTGGCCCAAACCAAACAATCAAATAGGGTCCACGGGGTTTGTGCTGCAATCCACAGCAGTCCACATGGTTTAAGTCCTAACCAAACAAGGCCTGAGAATCCAATCGAAGCTTTCAGAACTCTGAATGCTTGATATGTTCTCAATTGTCCGTCTTAATGATTTTTCACCTTTATATTGGTACTGCAGACGAGTATATTTTACAATGCTTAAATTTGTATTTTATACTAATTCCAGTACTAAAATTGTGAATGGTTTTCGCTGATGCTCAGGCACGAAAAGTATGTAAACCAGTACCGTGCGATGTTTGTGTGCAACTGCAAGGTCAAGACTGATCAGATTCTACGGGAGGGGAAAGGAAAAAGGAAGAATCGGAAAGTAACGGCTGTTGATTCTACTGCACCAGAAGTTGAAACCAAGGGGCCAGTTTATCACCCTGTTTGTTGCGAGATCTGCTCAACTGAGGTCGGAGTGTATGATGAAGATGAAGTCTACCACTTCTTTAATGTCATTCCTAGTAACTCATGAACCTTGTAGTGCcgtttttgtcgatccagagctgATGTGGTAGAATGggaattattttgtcttctcatgATATCAAGACAAAGTTAAGCCTGCCTTCCTTCATGGAAATTATATTCGGGCATCATAGGGAATTTGAATGATCAGAAATAACAGAATATTCAGAGAGGGAGAACCATTCTTACAAAAATGGAAGCAAGTGGATGAACATGAAGGTGGATCTGTAAATGTAAATGACTAAATCTGTAGAATGATGCAGCCAAAAGGAACAAACCACCATGGTAAAATACCAAGACAAATTACCAATAATGCATTGGATAGCAGACAATTGAGACCAAATACCCTTTGACCCTTGGGTGTATATACACCTGATATGGAGACCAATTCAGGAATTGCAAAAAAGTCAAAATGCCAAACTTATTTTAAATAAACTTGACCTTGTTTTGTACTCGTATAAAAAGTTTTGTGAAGGAAAAAAAAACCATCAACTTCAGGGcaaaaaacaaattttcaaggACAAACAAGTGTGAATAGTAGCTTGTAGATAGTGTTGGTTTTGTGGGTTTTTTTCACCAAGAATACCGTGAAAGTTATTCTGCGAGCCAAATTTATATACGAGTACAACATAAGgttatgtttatttatttatttaaaagtTTTAGAATTTTAGATTTGTTTTGTAATTAACATTTTCTTTTTCAAGAACCAAACATACTTAGTCCAGATTTAGGCATAGAAACCTCACATAGTGGAGTGACACAATTTTGTAATTAGTTACCCAAGACACAAGTAACACATAGTTGACATATTGTTTGTAAATCTTACCAGTATCTTCATAGTGGCAATGCGCCAATGGAGGAGGTGGGACGAAGTCCACTACTTGCACTGAATCCATGAACGGCACGCCCCCCAAAATGTTTGCTTTAGTAAAGCAGAATTGTGATCAAAATGAAAAACCATTCTGGTACACTCAACTAGGATGTCTCGCTAGATACAGTATAGTAATCAAACCATCAAAGTCATTGTGGAACGACTCAATCTGATCTTACAGAAGCTTAACACTATACATGAGCTGCCACTCCGAGTGCTTCACCCAGACATCCATTGTTGGATCACCAAGAGCAAATATCTCATGGATCTCTAGAAGCTATCAGTCTGGACTTGTCATTGTGGATGGTGGAGGAAAGAGATCAAACTTGGATGCCTTGGTGTCGAAAAGGAGGATGTCGTACTGGAGCAAGTAGATGGTatggtcgaacatgagttgtggATGCGTGTACTGCCATTTCCTAACGCAAATTGGTTGACAACTCTGCTGAAACCGCAGGACATCCATGGTTGATGTTGCGGTTGGTACCGAGGATGAACGTACAATGCCACCGGCTTTTCCTTCTTGCAGTATAACACACGAAAGTCAGGAGTCTCGGCGTTCCCAGCATGTCATCAAAGATGACAGTCACCGAAGTATACTTGTGGATAGGTGGAAGGCGAacgtcttgatatgtcaccttatTGATGGAGAATAGAGTATCACGgtatgagactagcatcactccATCCGGAGATGCGTGAAATTCAAAGTAGTTGTCATTGTCGAACTCAATCCGAAAAGTGAAGCCGATGTCAGGTTATGCTTGTCGATTAAGGGGGGACTTGACATAGACGTCATAATCACGCTCAGTGGAAGAGCGATGCGTTAGAAGGATTATCAACGAGTGATCGCTCGACTCGATCGAGATAGTCATGAGGGGGAGGTGCGGAGCAGGAAGAGCGGCGTTGGTGCGGATGCGCGGAGGACATTGTTGTCCAGGATGAAGTGATGGGAGCTGATTAGAATCACGGCCGCTCCAGGAAATGTTGGGCCTCACAAAATAATTTGTACTAAATTTTAATACTTGCCTATAAGTCATTTTTTTAATTACAAACACAACTTCTTATTATGATAATTTTTGCAATAAATGTTACATTTTGAATGCATTACACCTTAAAACATATTTTGAATCAATTGCACTAAAATGTGAGAAAATAATAAATGATAGATCACATGttccaaaaagaaaaagaaaaccacaTGTCTTCTTGGTATTTTTAGGAATAATGTATTATTTCGTTGTATATGTATGCGTGTATCGTAACTATCTTAGTAGATACTTGTAAAATGTGAGGTATAAAAAATATCATGATAGTTGTCTTTATGATTAGATATATGCGAATAGAAAAATGTAGAGCGTGTAAGATGTTTACAAGGAGGTTGATTCCTAATAATGGGCACATTGCTTTATTTATTAACTTTGTCAGGTTTGTACTTGGTACTGAAATAGCATCGTCTAGTTTAAGATAATCTTAGTAAAACTTGTTTCACCAAAGAGAGACTTGCAGGCTTGCAGCCTAACCAAACTTGCTTTACAGCGTGACTTGTTCTATGTCGAAAGGTGTGTTCAAATTTATGAATGTGAAACTTAGATAAAGTTCTTATCACCCATAGTCCATTGGATAAACTAGAGGAATGTTTGGAAACTCAAGGTGTTCCATGAGCCAAAGAAATGGATGAATTGCATGCCAATACTGGTACAGCTCCACATTTCATACTGCTGTGCAAATTCCTCCATTTCATGCATGGTATGGATTTCCCCCTACTATGATATCTGAATTAGCAATCCCTCAACCCGAAGATATTTCTGCACAAGAATTTCTTTAGTCCAAACGGGGCACTTTGACTCAACTCAGGGGGCACTTAGCACCAGCAAATGCCAGCTTCAGAAGTATGCACATGCCAAAAGAACTGAGAGAGTGTTTGCTGTAGTTGACCTTGCATACCTCAAACTGCAACCTTACAGAATGGTTGCCTTTGTGTTGAGAGGGTCTTTTGAATTTGCACGTGAAGTTCTATAAGCCTTTCGGAATTATTCACAAATTAGGAAAGTTGCGTACAAACTACAATTTCCTGAAGGAGTGGACATAAATCGAGTGTTCCATGTGAGTCGACTGAAACAAACACCTGGGTCCAAAAGTTGTTCCGTGTCCAGATCTTCAATCATTGCGGATGGCACAATCCGAACACATCCAGCTCTAGTTTTTGAGAGAAGACATGTACTCCTTCATCAAGAGTATTATCATGTTTAGCCTGCATAGCTTTTGAATGGCATTGCTTAAGCAGTTCGGGACCCAGCTATTCGGAGAGAACATCTGTTTTCTTCATGTATATACATTTTGGTATCGACACTGAAAGTAATGTGCCAAATTTTGTGGTTTGTCTCTAACGCGAGAAGTCATGCAATCTAATGCTCAGCAAGATCACCTTGGTAAAAAGAagtggaaaaaagaaaaagaaactgtGTTTCGGGTCTGAAGCTATTCAACGTTGCTATTTGTAATTTGCTGAGACCATTTCcgcaagcttgtcatgaagagcACCGTTTGTCGCCAGAACACCACCCGAAGGATAGATGATTCTACGCCCGGTTAGGTCAGCTCCAAAATCCAATGGTTTCCCGCTCCAATCACATGTCTGTCAGTTTTATCAATTTAGAGATCCATAAGTATAGCTATAATGTAAGGATCAATAGAGCAAATGGACATTTCCTGTATCCCTGGCCTAGCAAACGATACATACCTGACCTCCAGCTTCCTCAACACAAATTACCCCAACAGCATGATCCCAAGCCTATGTGAACAGACCGAGTAGAAAGGATCAGTACAAGTGCAAACTTAGCCATTAAGTTGTGTAACTTGTCATGCGGTACAATGGAGCATTCAAGCAAAAGGTCACCTTGAGTAGTTTTTCCGCCCGTGCTAGGAGGATAAAAACTGACATTCTCCCACAAGCTACCAATAGATACTTGGACAAGCTAAAAAGGCAGCAACAATAAGATCAGATCGCGGTAAATCATGTATTAACAAATCGATGGTTAGTCTAAGGTAGTCACTACCAACCTAAGATAGATTTTCTAGGAAAACTAAAAGCAATAAGGTAGCAGgacagcacaagaaaacaaatggatTGCTCCATTTCAGATTATGCTCACAAACTAGTACTGTACTAGTAAACAACATCTTCTCAAAATATCCATTGAGAACTTGTTAGGATGGCGATAAAATAGCTGTCAATCCTTGAAAAGCCTTGTGCTGATTCACTAGGACCACAGGAAGGTAAACTAGCATGCGTGCATTGTTACGAGGAAACTGCAAcataccttccaccacaagaattTTGGAGAAGAATTTTGTTCTCATCTCTGGGCTCAGATTCATCCATTGTCGAGATGAAGTGAGCAGATAATGGCATCATATCCCAAGTATGGCTATCAACAATGCAGAAGTGTGCCATGTGTGCAACTGAACAGGGATCAACAGAGCATCTCTTCCAAACGTTCGGTAATGTTGTCAATTGGCCAATCTCAGCAGACATGGGCCTAGACCAAGTACCACAGCCTGCATGAGACACCATAATGATGCCGTGGCCAGGACAAGCCGCAATACTTTCATCTTCCGTGTCACCTATGGTAGTATCGGTCAAATTTGGGCATCCCATCACTCCTAGTGCTAACTTTCCATCCACCACAAGAGCCAAACCCACCTAAAGGACCAAGCCAAAAAGCTTCATATTGGAAGAAAGAGAGTAAGAAAACAAAGTGACTAAGATCTAATTCTAAGAAATCAGTGAGGAAGAGATCCTTATCGAACAGTGACCAGATAGGAGGAAACGTACTTCGTATTCAGACATGCTAAACTGTTGGGTTTTGATACTGAACGATGAGTCAAAAGGAAATGTGTCTCATAAAAAGATTGCGCATGTGTTCTTACCCAGTGTCAATGCAGATAAATGATCGGACAGACCTACTGCTAGAAGCTCCCACACCATGTGGGATCTGGGGAAGGATTATACGATGCAAGCCTTATCTCTGCATGGTGCAATGCAGAGAGGCCGCATCGAACCTAGGACCTCTTGGCACAAGTGGGGAGTACTTCACCACTGCACCAGGCCTGTCCATGGTATCAATACAGATAATCCCACAAAAGCGAGCAAGCTCCACACAAATGTGGCTACCAAGAAAGACccataagagcaagtacaatagtagacTATGAGCTCGCTTACATGGCACTTTTGCTTATGTGGAGGAGAGAGACATAAAAAAGTAAGGAGAGTGGGCTCTTATGCAAGAGCCTAGCTATATGCGTGTTTCTAGGCAAATGTAATAAAtgtgaagagagagatagagagaagatgagaaaAAGTACTAATCTTATAACCAACTTCACAGCTAACCTTGTTGTATGAGTGAATTTATGTGTTGGTTATAGATGATATGACAACATCTTATAGCCAACAGTTGgctatattattaaccatgctctaagtcACATGCTTATTTGATGGGAATAACATTTTTTGTGCATGACTGCATGCACGAAAGTGCAGCCCATAACGAAGGTGTATGCTTGTGCGGTTTTGTAGCATGCTCTAACAATATCTGTGTTCCAGATTTCAGTCGTGACATGATCAACAAAATCT
This genomic stretch from Hordeum vulgare subsp. vulgare chromosome 6H, MorexV3_pseudomolecules_assembly, whole genome shotgun sequence harbors:
- the LOC123404180 gene encoding putative PAP-specific phosphatase, mitochondrial isoform X2 → MPLLHPSPPPHRLLVVRQCRLIAPPVHHPSRLSVRAAAAAAPVAHEVCALPFPPDRASHHRELAAAVASVERACRLCVDVRESMLVGDEKILEKNDQTHVTIADFGVQALISFELQQLFPSIPLVAEEDSAFIRSSNAADSNTHDDVLRAIDRGGKDAVSFDSNPATYWLLDPIDGTKGFLKGEDSLYVVGLALVVDGKLALGVMGCPNLTDTTIGDTEDESIAACPGHGIIMVSHAGCGTWSRPMSAEIGQLTTLPNVWKRCSVDPCSVAHMAHFCIVDSHTWDMMPLSAHFISTMDESEPRDENKILLQNSCGGSLSKYLLVACGRMSVFILLARAEKLLKAWDHAVGVICVEEAGGQTCDWSGKPLDFGADLTGRRIIYPSGGVLATNGALHDKLAEMVSANYK
- the LOC123403984 gene encoding E2F-associated phosphoprotein; the encoded protein is MEPEASKEAEKQPMEAEAGDPADPRDLVSSDDEIDYSVEPEFYDPAVDDVDERWAHKQRKGRTSDAVLSCPACFTTLCLDSQRHEKYVNQYRAMFVCNCKVKTDQILREGKGKRKNRKVTAVDSTAPEVETKGPVYHPVCCEICSTEVGVYDEDEVYHFFNVIPSNS